In a single window of the Thermodesulfobacteriota bacterium genome:
- a CDS encoding aminotransferase class III-fold pyridoxal phosphate-dependent enzyme: protein MNQTARKTISRKERDQIFDAFGKHISKGQIRYLTAGHLDILEGDRDGFRFYESQSGKSYIDGFSAAGCFNVGRSNPQIIRKLEAAADEYDMGTYGMLSAPKIKLAKLLADVAPGDLNRVLLCGTGADVVEGALKLARAATGRNEIVAMLKAYHGHSGMALSANGKDYYKELFVPLMPGFRFAPFGDLEAIRQMVSDRTAAIILEPIQGEGGIHVGTDEYLKGLREICDQLGIMLIFDEIQTGFGRTGKLWASEHSGVIPDIMLLAKSIGGGVYPNGAVVYRDRSELTGYVDRNPEFHLSMGGGSDLGCMVSTAVIEYIVENKIWENVEKMGNRLLAGLRSIQNENPGQILEVRGRGMMVGIEYKHEFMGMLMADCLATHGMFAAYSGNAPQVMRFQFPTAATAEDIDEALAIIRKAIKLSKLYMLALGPLSKIPFVREAMNKGDIMVTINNLLRKAAFWE, encoded by the coding sequence ATGAATCAAACAGCCCGGAAAACCATATCCCGGAAGGAACGGGATCAGATTTTCGACGCCTTTGGCAAACACATTTCCAAGGGACAGATCCGTTATCTGACAGCAGGTCACCTGGATATCCTGGAAGGAGACAGGGACGGCTTCCGGTTTTATGAAAGCCAATCCGGTAAAAGCTATATCGACGGGTTTTCAGCAGCCGGATGTTTCAATGTCGGGCGCTCTAATCCGCAGATTATCCGGAAACTGGAAGCGGCTGCGGATGAGTATGATATGGGCACCTATGGCATGCTGTCCGCTCCGAAAATCAAGCTGGCCAAACTGCTGGCGGACGTGGCCCCGGGTGACCTGAACCGGGTTCTGCTGTGCGGAACCGGCGCCGATGTGGTTGAAGGGGCATTAAAACTGGCCAGGGCCGCCACCGGGCGAAATGAAATTGTCGCCATGCTGAAGGCCTACCACGGCCATTCCGGCATGGCCCTGTCGGCCAACGGCAAAGACTATTATAAAGAACTGTTCGTGCCGTTAATGCCGGGTTTCCGCTTTGCCCCCTTTGGTGATCTTGAGGCGATCCGTCAAATGGTGTCCGACCGCACCGCGGCCATTATACTGGAACCGATTCAAGGGGAAGGCGGAATACACGTGGGAACAGACGAATACCTCAAGGGGCTTCGTGAAATCTGCGACCAGTTGGGGATCATGCTCATATTTGATGAAATCCAGACCGGTTTTGGCAGAACCGGCAAGCTCTGGGCGTCCGAGCATTCCGGTGTGATACCGGACATCATGCTTCTGGCCAAATCAATCGGCGGGGGTGTGTATCCCAACGGGGCGGTTGTTTATCGCGACCGCAGCGAGCTCACCGGCTATGTCGACCGCAATCCCGAGTTTCATTTGTCCATGGGCGGAGGGTCCGATCTGGGCTGTATGGTTTCCACCGCCGTTATTGAATATATCGTTGAGAATAAAATCTGGGAAAATGTCGAGAAGATGGGCAACCGGCTGCTGGCAGGGCTCCGAAGTATTCAGAACGAAAATCCGGGACAGATCCTGGAAGTCCGCGGCCGGGGCATGATGGTCGGGATCGAGTATAAACATGAATTCATGGGGATGCTCATGGCCGATTGCCTGGCAACCCACGGCATGTTTGCCGCCTATTCCGGCAATGCGCCCCAGGTGATGCGGTTCCAGTTCCCCACCGCCGCGACAGCCGAAGATATTGACGAGGCCCTGGCGATTATTCGAAAAGCGATCAAGCTGAGCAAATTGTATATGCTGGCCTTGGGACCGCTTTCCAAAATCCCCTTTGTCCGGGAAGCGATGAACAAGGGGGATATTATGGTCACCATCAATAACTTGCTGCGCAAGGCCGCATTCTGGGAATAA
- a CDS encoding amidohydrolase family protein, producing the protein MDHIIDAHSHIGDILYPGGGRIIEQKGVRKKLIFDPITISQMGLNRDFGMGNLPYRIFLHWIIRAEQERNFTATRENARNSMDQAGVTATVCLPLPPYVVFSDVKAAAEKDPGLIPFTGVDFSDTSQLDGQFEADVAAGAKGLKLHPIIQKVSFTDPRMKKAVRSFMRFDLPILFHAGVSNYYVGSEKGQNIPEYGGIKEAAELVAAFPEAKFIVGHAGMFEVKDVMKLLRGYQNVWVDTSLQSPGTIRNLIEAFGEDKVLFASDWPFGCRKPAIKAVKAACKGNQRLERKLFYENACHLLKIEP; encoded by the coding sequence ATGGATCACATTATAGACGCTCATTCTCATATCGGCGATATTTTATATCCGGGCGGAGGCAGGATTATCGAGCAAAAAGGGGTCCGGAAAAAGCTGATATTCGATCCCATAACCATATCGCAGATGGGCTTGAATCGAGATTTTGGAATGGGGAACCTGCCTTACAGAATATTCTTACATTGGATTATCAGGGCCGAACAGGAACGAAATTTTACGGCAACACGGGAGAATGCCAGAAACTCGATGGATCAGGCCGGGGTGACGGCTACCGTATGCCTGCCGCTTCCGCCCTATGTTGTATTCTCTGACGTTAAAGCGGCAGCAGAAAAAGATCCGGGGCTGATTCCGTTCACAGGCGTTGATTTTTCCGATACATCACAATTGGACGGGCAATTTGAAGCGGACGTGGCGGCAGGCGCAAAGGGCCTGAAACTTCATCCCATTATTCAAAAGGTATCTTTTACAGATCCACGGATGAAGAAAGCGGTCCGGTCATTCATGCGGTTTGATCTGCCCATACTGTTTCATGCCGGCGTTTCCAACTACTATGTAGGCAGCGAGAAAGGGCAGAATATTCCGGAATATGGCGGTATTAAAGAAGCCGCGGAACTGGTTGCGGCCTTTCCTGAAGCAAAGTTTATTGTGGGCCATGCCGGTATGTTTGAAGTCAAAGACGTCATGAAGCTTTTGAGGGGGTATCAAAATGTATGGGTGGATACGTCCCTGCAGTCGCCCGGAACGATACGGAACTTAATTGAAGCGTTCGGCGAGGATAAAGTCCTTTTTGCGTCAGACTGGCCCTTCGGGTGCAGGAAACCGGCCATCAAGGCGGTAAAAGCCGCCTGCAAAGGCAACCAGCGGCTGGAAAGAAAACTTTTTTATGAAAACGCATGCCATTTATTGAAGATAGAACCGTAG
- a CDS encoding TetR/AcrR family transcriptional regulator encodes MLIKPFDKTSIKEIASEAGLNHGMLHYYFNSKEDILLAYIDYSIDMHRDLFVEWFSSDAEKYKTPVDLIHATFDFMTQKITLNRELSKVFIEIWEIALYNNKVRSKLQKAYGEWIAVASGHLSDQLKSPENTKAFGMLVVAFSEGLSLLSVILKKSEVPAEMMINMFRDAALLYIDEQIKTT; translated from the coding sequence TTGCTGATCAAGCCTTTTGACAAAACATCCATTAAAGAGATCGCATCGGAAGCCGGGTTAAATCACGGTATGCTCCATTATTATTTTAACAGCAAAGAAGATATCCTTCTGGCCTATATCGATTATTCAATCGACATGCACAGGGATCTCTTTGTGGAGTGGTTTTCTTCCGATGCTGAAAAATACAAAACCCCTGTTGACCTTATTCATGCGACATTCGATTTTATGACTCAAAAAATTACCCTGAACCGTGAACTTTCAAAAGTTTTCATAGAAATATGGGAAATCGCGCTTTACAACAACAAGGTCCGGTCCAAGCTCCAGAAAGCCTATGGGGAATGGATAGCCGTTGCATCCGGACATTTATCCGACCAGCTTAAATCCCCTGAAAACACAAAAGCATTCGGAATGCTGGTGGTGGCTTTTTCTGAAGGTTTGTCTCTCCTTTCCGTTATCCTTAAAAAATCAGAGGTTCCGGCAGAGATGATGATCAACATGTTCAGAGATGCGGCCTTGCTGTATATTGATGAACAGATCAAAACGACATGA
- a CDS encoding TIM-barrel domain-containing protein — translation MSAVIETRPFRLLIKDSAGQTVLASIVSDIPLVNPDCYYCEPDLMGGFWSLPPLICDCYAPLFFEIGEPEEFDFLDLLVAEPMQIYRDTKLYFAKDVVKASASGKGQLFTLSTTRDDTTVDVLVEPDPSGVEAMRIKATVNNARAQNVSFAFASNKNESFYGFGGRRGTLDQKGKEIFSWTMDAMAQNAIVDQYSLSRAYGPQALFYSSGKYAFLLENSELARFYMGNDRDNAWKVNVSSGKAAFVVSAGDYRQNIENITAINGRHRAVPDWAKGLIFAQRSPITFIGEAEPGAYFRDAMTYLRKLTELNIETSGYLIEAWASSANITRDELDLLLAELDRLDIRPLTYMRMMLTDDSLNTEDPEIYNQAYTNGYMPTREDGSPYAYPVLMAPTSVVDYTNPQALDWWQQRVNRMLDLGSEGFMFDFGEQVRPDMRFYNGETGRSMHNRLPVLGNKETARIVDAYEQAHPGRDIFFFTRANYSGRPGSPAYETAQFLGDNTQSWDADTGLKSVLPDILNRGLGGAYNTSTDIGGYWDLYGVCDKELFIRWTQLATFISVFRLHNSPFTALKTPWSYDDQTVQVFKSVLALRKKALPYMNTLWQTAAAAGLPLWRPMWLEFPDDVRFRNEMGQFMLGDKVLVAPVLDKGKRVKSVILPQGCWQYMRTNYVYQGGQTVTVDAPLDVLPYFFKCGETPF, via the coding sequence GTGTCTGCTGTCATAGAGACCCGGCCATTTCGCCTGCTCATAAAAGACAGTGCCGGGCAGACCGTGCTGGCGTCGATTGTCAGCGACATCCCGCTGGTTAACCCGGATTGCTATTACTGCGAACCCGACCTGATGGGTGGATTCTGGTCTCTTCCGCCGCTCATCTGCGACTGCTATGCCCCCCTGTTCTTTGAAATCGGAGAGCCTGAAGAATTTGATTTCCTGGATCTACTCGTGGCGGAACCGATGCAGATATATCGCGACACGAAACTTTACTTTGCCAAAGACGTTGTCAAGGCGAGCGCTTCCGGTAAAGGGCAATTATTCACGTTATCCACCACCAGAGACGACACCACGGTCGATGTCCTGGTTGAACCGGACCCGTCGGGCGTGGAAGCCATGCGAATCAAGGCCACGGTAAATAACGCCAGGGCGCAAAATGTCAGTTTCGCTTTTGCAAGCAATAAAAATGAATCCTTTTATGGATTCGGGGGGCGCCGCGGGACACTCGATCAGAAAGGCAAGGAGATCTTTTCATGGACCATGGACGCCATGGCACAGAATGCCATCGTGGACCAATACTCTCTTTCCCGTGCCTATGGACCGCAGGCCCTGTTCTATTCTTCGGGAAAATATGCTTTTCTCCTGGAAAACAGTGAGCTGGCCCGATTCTACATGGGAAACGACCGCGACAACGCCTGGAAGGTGAATGTGTCTTCCGGCAAGGCCGCCTTTGTCGTCAGCGCCGGGGATTACCGGCAGAACATAGAGAATATCACGGCCATCAACGGCCGCCATCGCGCGGTTCCCGATTGGGCCAAAGGGCTGATCTTTGCCCAGCGATCACCGATAACGTTCATTGGTGAAGCCGAACCCGGGGCCTATTTCCGGGACGCCATGACGTATTTACGGAAATTAACGGAACTGAATATCGAGACGAGCGGATACCTTATCGAGGCCTGGGCGTCTTCGGCCAATATTACCCGGGATGAACTGGACCTGCTGCTGGCGGAGCTCGATCGCCTGGACATCAGGCCGTTGACGTATATGCGGATGATGTTAACCGATGATTCTCTGAACACGGAAGATCCGGAAATCTATAACCAGGCATACACCAATGGTTATATGCCCACCCGGGAAGACGGCTCCCCCTATGCCTACCCGGTACTCATGGCACCGACAAGCGTGGTTGACTATACCAACCCCCAGGCCCTGGACTGGTGGCAGCAGCGGGTTAACCGCATGCTCGATCTGGGCAGCGAGGGCTTTATGTTTGACTTTGGCGAACAGGTGCGGCCCGACATGCGTTTCTATAATGGTGAAACCGGCCGCAGCATGCATAACAGGCTGCCGGTCCTGGGGAACAAAGAAACCGCCCGGATTGTCGATGCCTACGAACAGGCCCATCCGGGGCGGGACATTTTCTTTTTTACCCGCGCCAATTATTCCGGGCGGCCCGGCTCGCCGGCCTACGAAACCGCTCAGTTCCTGGGGGACAATACGCAATCCTGGGATGCCGACACCGGTCTTAAGTCGGTCTTACCTGATATCCTCAACCGGGGCCTGGGCGGGGCTTATAATACCTCAACAGATATCGGGGGGTACTGGGACCTCTATGGTGTCTGCGACAAAGAACTCTTTATCCGCTGGACCCAGCTGGCCACATTTATATCCGTATTCAGGCTTCACAATTCGCCTTTCACGGCGCTTAAAACGCCCTGGTCGTATGATGATCAGACCGTACAGGTTTTCAAATCCGTTCTTGCCTTAAGAAAAAAAGCCCTGCCCTATATGAATACGCTCTGGCAAACCGCGGCCGCTGCCGGGCTGCCGCTGTGGCGGCCCATGTGGCTGGAGTTCCCTGACGATGTGCGGTTCCGCAACGAAATGGGGCAATTCATGTTGGGGGACAAGGTGCTGGTCGCGCCGGTGCTGGACAAAGGGAAACGGGTCAAATCGGTCATATTGCCGCAAGGCTGCTGGCAGTATATGAGGACCAATTATGTGTACCAGGGCGGGCAGACGGTAACGGTTGATGCGCCCCTGGATGTCCTGCCCTATTTCTTCAAATGCGGAGAAACGCCTTTTTAA
- a CDS encoding helix-turn-helix domain-containing protein, protein MALQAFGKDLFLLDNYPIIVFKVAPPYLFLKRPDLDFTRQQHYHDFSELVIVTGGTGLHWVEGFEFHVAAGDVFLIQGEQQHYFKALNGLTLYNVMFQPDRLQLPVNELRKIPGYNAVFVLEPSYREKHNFKSRLHLNRSGLARVQQMLGQMSQEIRSQESGFETSLLGNLIQLFVFLSREYSKAPQTAQGQAILRIAEVIGKLEKEYASPWKLSDLADLARMSEGNLHRVFKEAVGQSPIDYLIQLRLHRAMELLSGTTLSITEIAFQVGFNDSNYFTRQFKKVVGISPSRYRRA, encoded by the coding sequence ATGGCTCTTCAGGCGTTCGGAAAAGACCTTTTTCTCCTCGACAACTATCCGATTATCGTGTTCAAGGTGGCACCGCCCTATCTTTTTTTGAAACGACCGGATCTGGATTTCACCCGGCAGCAGCATTATCATGATTTTTCAGAACTGGTCATTGTCACCGGGGGAACCGGCCTGCATTGGGTGGAGGGGTTTGAATTTCACGTGGCTGCCGGAGATGTGTTTTTAATTCAAGGGGAGCAGCAGCACTATTTTAAAGCGCTCAACGGACTGACGCTGTATAACGTGATGTTTCAACCGGACAGGCTCCAGCTGCCCGTAAATGAACTGAGGAAAATCCCGGGATATAACGCTGTCTTTGTTCTGGAGCCTTCCTACCGTGAGAAACACAACTTTAAAAGCCGTCTTCACCTGAATCGTTCCGGTCTGGCCAGAGTGCAACAGATGCTCGGTCAGATGAGTCAGGAGATCAGGTCGCAGGAGTCCGGTTTTGAAACTTCACTTCTGGGAAACCTGATTCAGCTGTTTGTGTTTCTGTCCCGTGAATATTCAAAAGCGCCGCAGACGGCACAGGGCCAGGCGATTCTTCGAATTGCCGAAGTTATCGGCAAGCTGGAAAAGGAATATGCAAGCCCCTGGAAGCTTTCAGATCTGGCGGATCTTGCCCGCATGTCCGAGGGGAATCTGCATCGCGTTTTCAAGGAGGCTGTCGGCCAGTCCCCCATCGATTATTTAATTCAATTGCGGCTTCATCGGGCCATGGAACTGTTGTCCGGGACAACGTTGTCGATAACGGAGATCGCTTTTCAGGTGGGGTTCAATGACAGCAACTATTTTACGCGGCAATTTAAAAAAGTTGTGGGAATATCCCCCTCCAGATACCGGAGGGCTTAA
- a CDS encoding acetolactate synthase large subunit, producing MNNGAKALIQTLINCGIDTCFTNPGTSEMHFVAALDSTGMRAVLTLFEGVATGAADGYARIAGKPAATLLHLGCGLGNGLANLHNARKARVPVVNIIGDHATYHKRYDAPLESDIETVARNFSAWLRTCASTDQVAADAAQAVAAAIGPPARISTLILPADVSWSKGGEAAVPLPFTGSETASEAVINGIAEALLQPGRKTALLLGRRVLMEDGLVAASKIAEKTGAKLLAEVFPARMARGAGLPYVERIAYLAEMASVQLNGLDNLVIVDARDPVSFFAYPGKKSYLVPDNCTVHHLCQPQQDALGSLKRLVSAVDAEKTGPRLQPSRRPKLPGGRLTGAKVCQAIGALMPDNAIISDEAQTSGVQLPAFTAGAPRHDLLTLTGGAIGQGLPVALGAAIAGRNRPVIALVGDGSAMYTIQSLWTIAREELDITIVVLNNRSYAILNIELERVGAEKAGLKAKSQLDLSRPGIDFAAIASGMGIPAKTVKTSRALVNALKTAFSEPGPHLIDAIVPSEYRGLKLKVLPRVLGAMDRLPSSVAKMIKRKFSP from the coding sequence ATGAACAACGGCGCCAAAGCATTGATTCAGACCCTTATCAACTGTGGCATCGATACCTGTTTTACAAACCCGGGGACTTCCGAAATGCATTTTGTCGCCGCCCTGGACAGCACCGGCATGAGGGCCGTATTGACGCTGTTTGAAGGGGTGGCGACCGGGGCGGCCGACGGGTACGCGCGAATCGCCGGTAAACCGGCGGCGACCCTGCTGCATCTGGGGTGCGGACTGGGGAACGGTCTGGCCAACCTGCACAACGCCCGCAAGGCCAGGGTGCCGGTGGTCAACATCATCGGTGATCACGCCACTTACCATAAGCGATATGACGCCCCGCTGGAGTCGGACATTGAAACTGTTGCCCGGAATTTTTCCGCCTGGCTCCGCACCTGCGCCTCCACGGATCAGGTCGCGGCTGATGCGGCCCAGGCCGTAGCAGCGGCCATCGGGCCGCCGGCGCGGATATCGACCCTGATTCTTCCCGCTGATGTGTCCTGGAGCAAAGGCGGAGAGGCGGCCGTCCCGTTGCCGTTCACCGGATCGGAAACCGCTTCCGAGGCGGTCATCAATGGCATCGCCGAAGCGCTGCTGCAGCCGGGCAGGAAAACCGCGCTGTTGCTGGGCCGGAGAGTCCTGATGGAGGACGGCCTGGTGGCCGCGTCAAAAATCGCGGAAAAAACGGGGGCGAAGCTCCTGGCGGAAGTGTTTCCCGCCCGGATGGCGCGGGGAGCGGGATTGCCGTACGTGGAGCGAATCGCCTATCTTGCGGAGATGGCCTCCGTTCAACTGAACGGTCTGGACAACCTGGTCATCGTCGATGCCAGGGACCCGGTTTCGTTTTTTGCCTATCCGGGCAAGAAAAGTTACCTCGTGCCGGATAATTGTACCGTACATCACCTGTGCCAACCCCAACAGGATGCCCTGGGAAGCCTGAAACGCCTGGTGTCGGCCGTTGACGCCGAAAAAACCGGGCCGAGACTGCAGCCGTCCCGGAGGCCGAAACTCCCGGGAGGCAGGCTGACCGGTGCAAAAGTATGCCAGGCCATCGGCGCGCTCATGCCGGATAACGCCATTATCTCGGATGAAGCACAGACGTCGGGTGTTCAACTGCCGGCCTTCACCGCCGGCGCGCCGCGCCACGACCTGCTCACCCTCACCGGCGGGGCCATCGGCCAGGGACTGCCGGTAGCCCTCGGGGCCGCCATCGCCGGACGGAATCGACCGGTAATCGCCCTGGTCGGTGACGGGTCCGCCATGTATACCATCCAGTCGTTGTGGACGATCGCCAGGGAGGAACTCGACATTACCATTGTTGTTTTAAACAATCGGTCCTATGCCATTTTAAATATCGAACTGGAAAGGGTCGGGGCGGAAAAGGCCGGCCTGAAGGCAAAATCACAGCTTGACCTGTCCCGGCCCGGGATTGACTTTGCCGCCATCGCCAGCGGCATGGGAATACCCGCGAAAACGGTTAAAACGTCCCGGGCGCTGGTTAACGCGTTGAAGACTGCGTTCAGCGAGCCCGGCCCCCATTTGATTGACGCCATTGTGCCCAGCGAGTACAGGGGGCTGAAGTTGAAAGTTTTACCCCGCGTGCTGGGCGCGATGGATCGCCTTCCTTCTTCTGTCGCAAAAATGATTAAGCGAAAGTTTTCGCCATAA
- a CDS encoding 2-hydroxyacyl-CoA dehydratase family protein encodes MNAEQPTPPAMDPNAPVRVETLPHAGDLRWPMTWYFLTGKLYSLLPWKKTAWTCAGFPIELLLGLDIFPLHPENMATVAAAQKQSRRLIEHAESMGYSRDLCSYCKTNIGAVDTGAPLKHGGIARPDIITCTNTICDTHWKWFQIQAEKLDVPLFVFDCPKIVSGTDDRTIEGYITYMVEQFFDFFDFVKKHTGKKPDIDRMIKAAEQSERLSALWREIYEYRKHVPSPYGMAETSASFFPLVVMPGVRSGIRFFEKILGDIKQRADQGKGTLTGRERYRLMFEGIPFWYRMRFMYDLARYGAVVVYEPYTFSFAPSKPVNLGYMETLRQVARTMMDVPYSYNLEKRIAYFKQAISDYRIDGVILHENLSCRPSSTGMIDLKNALQQECDIPVLIIQCDMNDPRAFSEAQINTRIEGFVELMERRKTHSPSVGLD; translated from the coding sequence ATGAACGCTGAACAACCGACGCCCCCTGCCATGGATCCGAACGCCCCCGTCCGGGTCGAGACCCTGCCCCACGCCGGAGACCTCCGCTGGCCCATGACCTGGTATTTTCTCACGGGCAAGCTGTACAGCCTGCTGCCGTGGAAAAAGACCGCCTGGACCTGCGCCGGGTTCCCCATCGAACTGCTGCTGGGGCTGGACATTTTCCCGCTGCACCCGGAGAACATGGCCACCGTGGCCGCGGCCCAGAAGCAGTCCCGGCGGCTGATCGAGCACGCCGAAAGCATGGGATACTCCCGGGACCTCTGTTCCTACTGCAAAACCAACATTGGCGCGGTGGACACCGGCGCGCCCCTGAAACACGGCGGCATCGCCCGGCCGGATATCATCACCTGCACCAATACCATCTGCGACACCCACTGGAAGTGGTTTCAGATCCAGGCGGAAAAGCTGGACGTGCCCCTGTTCGTGTTCGACTGCCCCAAGATCGTCAGCGGCACGGATGACCGCACCATCGAGGGCTATATCACCTACATGGTGGAGCAGTTTTTCGATTTTTTTGATTTTGTCAAAAAGCACACGGGCAAAAAGCCCGATATAGACCGGATGATCAAGGCCGCCGAGCAGTCCGAACGATTGAGCGCCCTGTGGCGGGAGATTTACGAATACCGCAAGCACGTTCCCTCGCCCTACGGAATGGCCGAGACCTCCGCCTCTTTTTTCCCCCTGGTGGTGATGCCCGGCGTCCGGTCCGGCATCCGGTTCTTTGAAAAGATTCTGGGGGACATCAAACAGCGGGCCGACCAGGGCAAGGGGACGCTGACCGGCAGGGAGCGCTACCGGCTCATGTTTGAAGGCATCCCGTTCTGGTACCGTATGCGGTTCATGTATGACCTGGCCCGGTACGGCGCCGTTGTCGTTTACGAGCCCTATACCTTTTCCTTTGCCCCGTCCAAGCCGGTGAACCTGGGATACATGGAGACGTTGCGCCAGGTGGCCCGGACCATGATGGACGTGCCCTACTCCTACAACCTGGAAAAACGCATCGCCTACTTCAAGCAGGCCATCAGCGACTATCGCATCGACGGCGTCATCCTGCACGAAAACCTTTCCTGCCGGCCCTCGAGCACCGGCATGATCGACCTGAAAAACGCGCTGCAGCAGGAGTGCGATATCCCGGTGCTGATCATCCAGTGCGACATGAACGATCCCCGGGCCTTTTCCGAGGCACAGATCAATACCCGTATCGAGGGGTTTGTCGAGCTGATGGAAAGAAGAAAAACCCACTCTCCTTCCGTTGGTCTGGATTGA
- a CDS encoding 2-hydroxyacyl-CoA dehydratase family protein: MEKNHMETIAYFDASHDMPEEVIAAAGFAPYKILGDVRASNDPADRYLPAFFCPAARSIMTEALARSGQWAGIVVAQGCNATNRHYDVWKRHVPTPFLHWFNTPLKDDDAAVRFMKSELWRLMDAIQRHFDVLVTGEMLARANQESNRLKERLRVFAGLRAEKDMTNREYLSVMIKSMTLPKAEAIREIDAAIDTISNRGPFPGDKVKVLLTGSDVTYPELMDQIDEAGFRVVRDDLSLGERYFANRISESGDPVECLARYYLSIPKPATKVGLRQRLAYLEGALAQSGIKAVISQNLKFCEPYAYDAVLVNNALKSRGYRVLHVEREYTAAPDNPLATRLAAFAEMG; this comes from the coding sequence ATGGAGAAAAATCACATGGAAACCATCGCCTATTTTGACGCCTCCCACGACATGCCCGAGGAGGTCATCGCCGCCGCCGGTTTTGCCCCGTACAAGATCCTCGGGGACGTGCGCGCCTCCAACGACCCGGCGGACCGTTACCTGCCGGCCTTTTTCTGCCCGGCCGCGCGCAGCATCATGACCGAGGCCCTGGCCCGGTCCGGGCAATGGGCCGGGATCGTCGTCGCCCAGGGGTGCAACGCCACCAACCGCCATTACGACGTGTGGAAGCGGCATGTGCCCACGCCGTTCCTGCACTGGTTCAACACGCCGCTCAAGGACGACGACGCGGCCGTCCGGTTCATGAAATCCGAACTGTGGCGGCTGATGGACGCTATCCAGCGCCATTTCGACGTCCTTGTCACCGGCGAGATGCTGGCCCGGGCCAACCAGGAATCCAACCGCCTCAAGGAACGGCTCCGGGTATTTGCCGGCCTCCGGGCGGAAAAGGATATGACCAACCGGGAATACCTCTCGGTCATGATCAAAAGCATGACCCTGCCCAAAGCCGAGGCCATCAGGGAAATCGATGCCGCCATCGATACGATAAGCAACCGAGGGCCTTTCCCCGGGGACAAGGTGAAGGTCCTGCTGACCGGATCGGACGTGACCTATCCGGAATTGATGGACCAGATCGACGAGGCCGGATTCCGGGTGGTCCGGGACGACCTCTCCCTGGGCGAACGGTATTTTGCCAACCGGATTTCCGAATCGGGCGACCCCGTGGAATGCCTGGCGCGGTACTACCTGTCCATACCCAAGCCCGCCACCAAGGTGGGCCTGCGCCAGCGGCTGGCATACCTGGAAGGGGCCCTGGCCCAGTCCGGCATCAAGGCCGTCATCTCCCAGAACCTCAAGTTCTGCGAGCCCTATGCCTATGACGCCGTGCTGGTGAACAATGCCCTGAAAAGCCGGGGGTACCGGGTTCTCCATGTGGAACGGGAGTACACGGCCGCCCCGGACAACCCGCTGGCCACCCGACTGGCCGCCTTCGCGGAAATGGGATGA
- a CDS encoding MltA-interacting MipA family protein: MKRFILGLAMAMVVWAGGSAMAADATAKIDLNSAYVWRGITFNDGLVAQPSIDVSKNGFGVNVWSNFDIDDYDGTLDDNEFSEVDLTVYYGFSLEPVEIGLGLIEYLFPAGADGTREAYLSLEVPVAGGLSIGATTYYDNDQIHGWYTNAAVTYGHDLVDKLGLEAVAKAGYADQDYAEAYGGEDSGFYDYGLSLSLSYAATDTLTLGANINYVDSLDDDVLPDDLVDTDVFGGINVAYAF, translated from the coding sequence ATGAAACGCTTTATTCTGGGTCTGGCAATGGCAATGGTGGTATGGGCAGGCGGATCGGCCATGGCGGCTGACGCGACCGCCAAGATTGATCTCAACTCCGCCTATGTCTGGCGGGGCATCACCTTCAACGATGGGCTGGTGGCTCAGCCCAGCATCGATGTTTCCAAAAACGGCTTCGGCGTCAACGTCTGGAGTAATTTCGACATCGATGATTACGACGGCACCCTGGACGACAACGAGTTTTCCGAAGTCGACCTCACCGTCTACTACGGGTTTTCACTCGAACCGGTGGAGATCGGCCTGGGGCTGATCGAGTATCTTTTTCCGGCCGGTGCCGATGGAACCCGGGAAGCCTATCTCAGCCTCGAGGTGCCGGTGGCCGGCGGCCTGTCAATCGGCGCCACCACCTATTATGATAACGATCAGATCCACGGCTGGTATACCAACGCGGCCGTCACCTACGGCCATGATCTGGTCGACAAGCTCGGCCTGGAAGCCGTGGCCAAAGCCGGTTACGCCGACCAGGACTATGCCGAGGCCTATGGCGGCGAGGACAGCGGGTTTTACGATTATGGCCTTTCCCTGAGCCTTTCTTATGCCGCCACGGACACCCTGACCCTGGGCGCCAACATCAATTATGTCGACTCCCTGGATGATGATGTCCTGCCCGACGATCTGGTGGACACGGATGTTTTCGGCGGTATCAACGTGGCCTACGCTTTTTAG